A DNA window from Daucus carota subsp. sativus chromosome 3, DH1 v3.0, whole genome shotgun sequence contains the following coding sequences:
- the LOC108213163 gene encoding cell wall protein IFF6-like: MAAGNTVGFGVMVLVMSAFIVSECRVARKDLGLDLGGIGVGIGAGIGLGLGGSGSGSGAGAGSGSGSSSGSSSSSSSGSGSGSSGSRAGSEAGSHAGSRAGSGGGSSGAGSEAGSYAGSHAGSRSGSGAGSEAGSEAGSHAGSRAGSGGNN; encoded by the coding sequence ATGGCTGCTGGAAATACTGTAGGGTTTGGTGTTATGGTTCTTGTAATGTCTGCTTTTATAGTATCAGAGTGCAGAGTTGCTAGGAAGGACTTAGGTTTGGACCTTGGTGGAATAGGTGTCGGAATTGGAGCTGGGATTGGTCTAGGCTTGGGTGGCTCGGGTTCAGGGTCCGGAGCTGGTGCTGGTTCTGGCTCAGGATCTAGTTCGGGATCaagttcatcttcttcatccgGATCTGGTTCGGGGTCATCCGGGTCTAGAGCAGGTTCGGAAGCAGGTTCACATGCAGGATCACGTGCCGGTTCTGGAGGCGGGTCATCTGGAGCAGGCTCTGAAGCGGGTTCTTATGCTGGCTCACATGCCGGGTCAAGGTCTGGTTCAGGAGCTGGTTCAGAAGCAGGCTCGGAGGCTGGTTCCCATGCCGGTTCCAGGGCAGGGTCTGGTGGCAACaactaa